From the Paenibacillus sp. MMS20-IR301 genome, the window AACACCGGCAATAGCAAGATACTGGGAGGGCTATCTGGCCCTTCATCCTGAAGCCGCCGACCATTTCGACAGCGCCTGGGCTTTCGGCGATAATCCCCGGCTGGCCGATGAATTGCTGGACCTCGTCCTGCAGGGCATCAAGACCGGAACGGCGCAGAATTACGAGCTGAGCCAGGCCAGGAACATCCCTCTTCCTTTTGAAGGCGGATTGTCCATCCTGCTGGATAGTACCGGGGAGCCGCGCGCAATAATTGAGACAACCAAGGTAGAGATCGTCCCGTTCGGTGAGGTCACCCCGGAGTTCGCTTACTCGGAAGGTGAGGATGA encodes:
- a CDS encoding ASCH domain-containing protein — its product is MTLTPAIARYWEGYLALHPEAADHFDSAWAFGDNPRLADELLDLVLQGIKTGTAQNYELSQARNIPLPFEGGLSILLDSTGEPRAIIETTKVEIVPFGEVTPEFAYSEGEDDRSLASWRYHHEVYFTRELQAEGKTFDPDMRVVCETFRLVDTSGNR